In Geopsychrobacter electrodiphilus DSM 16401, a single window of DNA contains:
- a CDS encoding DUF2190 family protein, which translates to MANEIATIRASLSMLLTLILAHTAAVLDGEIIVSAGQVLVAGNAADANAETSYVFRGPVEFPKVAAQAQPAGTVVYWDATAGNITTTATANTRAGIVREAALAADTTVLVELHEN; encoded by the coding sequence ATGGCCAACGAAATCGCAACAATCAGAGCCTCACTCAGCATGCTGCTGACTTTAATCCTGGCACACACCGCCGCCGTTCTTGATGGCGAAATTATCGTATCGGCCGGGCAGGTCCTGGTTGCCGGTAACGCCGCAGATGCCAACGCTGAAACGTCCTATGTTTTCAGAGGGCCGGTCGAATTTCCCAAGGTTGCTGCCCAGGCCCAACCTGCCGGAACAGTCGTTTACTGGGACGCCACTGCAGGCAATATCACCACCACTGCCACGGCTAACACGCGGGCCGGTATCGTCAGAGAAGCAGCGCTTGCTGCCGACACCACGGTATTGGTTGAGTTGCACGAAAATTAA
- a CDS encoding peptidoglycan recognition protein family protein has translation MDKFKKPPIGICIHHSATTDGSHLDADAIRRYHIQTNGWDDIGYHALVERVNGQIRVVPGRSIEMQGAHCPALNASYLGLCIVGNFDLTTPDNDLLDVAAAWCRQQMEHYKMDLRRIVYHCDYSSKTCPGMNFPKGGFLLQLAGEERPGL, from the coding sequence ATGGATAAATTCAAAAAACCACCGATCGGGATCTGTATCCACCACAGCGCGACAACTGACGGATCGCACCTCGATGCAGATGCAATCCGCCGTTATCACATCCAAACCAATGGCTGGGACGATATCGGGTATCACGCCCTTGTTGAGCGAGTTAACGGGCAGATTCGGGTTGTCCCCGGGCGATCAATAGAAATGCAGGGCGCGCATTGCCCGGCCCTTAACGCATCGTATTTGGGATTGTGCATTGTCGGCAACTTTGATCTGACGACACCCGATAACGATCTGCTTGATGTCGCCGCGGCCTGGTGCCGGCAGCAGATGGAACATTACAAGATGGATCTGAGGCGCATCGTTTATCACTGCGACTACTCGAGTAAAACCTGCCCAGGGATGAACTTCCCCAAGGGCGGGTTTTTGCTGCAGTTGGCTGGGGAAGAAAGGCCGGGGCTGTGA
- a CDS encoding phage tail tube protein, translating into MFGKSNVTAYAKMQGAKGAAASIANTDAVDFNRDSTLVFPKGRQIQRGLNRFGRFPSKQSVAGRYGEGGYNMELRGSGTAGTPPNGLSPFLETLFGTKAVNAADTVDIGSGTTTGFDCAASLTVGQLVRVAIGAGFEIRIVDSKTGAGPYTYTVSKAFSLAPADGAEISAGVSFFHLGTEAANFFTLEQYIKSIRYLCVDAVCESMAVSISDEDVIKSTFALRTSSCTDTAATVDPYTPVYDDSPELVGLECNLILGSTATNMKQAEFSLKTRREIGGINSSGISDLPFANNFEATGKITPWMEDAAPFTAFFAGTVADIEITKGVAGNQLYILQQDVQYNGPEVSDDNGDFQWNLPYNITGGVWLGLF; encoded by the coding sequence ATGTTCGGAAAGTCGAACGTTACCGCTTACGCAAAAATGCAAGGGGCCAAAGGGGCCGCGGCCAGCATCGCCAATACGGATGCCGTTGATTTTAACCGGGATTCCACCCTGGTTTTCCCAAAAGGCCGCCAGATCCAGCGCGGTCTTAACCGTTTTGGCCGCTTTCCCAGCAAGCAGTCTGTCGCGGGTCGCTACGGTGAAGGCGGATACAACATGGAACTGCGCGGCAGCGGAACCGCCGGAACCCCTCCCAACGGCTTATCACCTTTTTTAGAAACGCTCTTCGGTACCAAGGCCGTGAATGCTGCAGATACGGTTGATATCGGATCTGGTACCACCACCGGGTTTGATTGCGCTGCCTCTTTAACCGTCGGTCAGCTGGTGCGCGTGGCGATCGGTGCAGGGTTTGAGATTCGCATTGTCGACAGCAAAACCGGGGCCGGTCCCTATACCTACACGGTTTCAAAAGCGTTTAGTCTGGCCCCCGCCGATGGGGCCGAAATAAGCGCTGGTGTCAGTTTTTTTCACCTGGGCACCGAGGCCGCCAACTTTTTCACCCTTGAGCAATATATCAAGTCGATCCGCTACCTGTGTGTCGATGCTGTTTGCGAATCGATGGCGGTCAGCATCAGCGATGAAGATGTTATCAAATCAACCTTTGCCCTGCGCACATCCAGCTGTACCGATACCGCCGCCACGGTTGACCCTTATACCCCAGTCTATGACGACTCACCCGAGCTGGTCGGGCTTGAGTGCAATCTTATTCTCGGCTCAACCGCCACCAATATGAAGCAGGCCGAGTTCAGCCTTAAGACCCGCCGCGAGATCGGCGGCATCAACTCATCCGGAATCTCTGATCTGCCCTTCGCAAATAACTTTGAAGCCACCGGAAAAATAACCCCCTGGATGGAAGATGCCGCGCCCTTCACCGCATTTTTCGCCGGCACTGTCGCCGACATCGAAATCACCAAAGGGGTCGCCGGGAATCAGCTTTACATCCTGCAGCAAGATGTCCAGTACAACGGCCCGGAAGTCAGCGACGACAACGGCGATTTTCAGTGGAACCTGCCCTACAACATCACTGGCGGCGTGTGGTTGGGGCTGTTCTGA
- a CDS encoding tape measure protein → MAKNRAQIIITGSAKGALSAIKSVAGGIKGFGSSVLNLKTLIGGAIAGGGIGLLGKSFLDAARTSENYRIRLNHLLGSQKEGNKLFKAMADYAGRVPFAYDQVMGSATQLAGILKGGVSEIKQWMPLIGDLAAVSGLGIQEATEQVSRMLSAGAASADMFRERGILAMLGFQAGVTYSVDETRKKLMEAWNDPKSKFKDATKDMASTWDGLISMLSDAWFSFRNAVMDTGVFDGLKKMVQGVIDKIAELKKSGKFDELAKDFGAKIMAGIIATLNALPGIVRGVIKAAEMLLLAVSGFKQIRGLFDVFLGQVQIWSLEFINNLRLVFIRLLEGIGRIPGVNTSVAVKETYNDIGTTNGNLDALEAQLEKTKVNLGKVQIEQDATSAAFAKMAENASASVKMITDGALKSLSESQKQLAVDTKVSADSQISDLDRVVQKYNELNTKQLKGTGYVSPGASGLEQMAAAIDKGDNT, encoded by the coding sequence ATGGCTAAAAACCGCGCCCAAATCATCATAACCGGAAGCGCCAAGGGCGCGCTCAGCGCTATTAAAAGCGTTGCTGGTGGCATCAAGGGGTTTGGCTCTTCAGTCCTAAATCTGAAAACCCTTATTGGTGGTGCTATCGCCGGTGGTGGGATTGGTCTGCTTGGTAAATCATTTCTTGATGCAGCCCGTACCAGTGAAAATTATCGCATCCGTTTAAACCATTTACTCGGGTCGCAAAAAGAAGGCAACAAGCTCTTTAAGGCAATGGCAGATTATGCCGGCAGGGTGCCTTTTGCTTATGACCAGGTCATGGGCAGCGCTACACAGCTGGCAGGTATCCTCAAGGGCGGCGTCAGCGAGATTAAACAGTGGATGCCGCTGATCGGCGATCTTGCTGCCGTCTCTGGTTTAGGCATTCAAGAGGCTACCGAGCAGGTCAGTCGCATGCTCTCAGCGGGTGCCGCCAGCGCCGATATGTTCCGCGAGCGCGGCATTCTTGCCATGCTCGGATTTCAGGCGGGGGTTACCTACTCGGTTGACGAAACCCGCAAAAAACTGATGGAAGCCTGGAACGACCCAAAGAGTAAATTCAAAGACGCCACCAAAGATATGGCCAGCACCTGGGATGGTTTAATCTCCATGCTGAGTGATGCCTGGTTCAGCTTCCGTAACGCGGTGATGGATACGGGCGTCTTTGATGGCCTTAAAAAGATGGTCCAGGGAGTCATCGATAAGATCGCCGAATTAAAAAAATCCGGCAAGTTTGATGAGCTGGCCAAAGACTTCGGCGCCAAGATCATGGCTGGCATCATCGCCACCCTCAACGCTCTGCCGGGTATCGTACGCGGCGTTATTAAAGCCGCCGAAATGTTGCTTCTTGCGGTGAGCGGCTTCAAGCAGATCCGTGGGCTGTTTGATGTCTTTTTAGGCCAGGTGCAGATCTGGTCGCTGGAATTCATAAACAACCTGCGCCTGGTGTTTATCCGCCTGCTCGAAGGGATAGGGCGTATTCCGGGGGTCAATACCAGTGTCGCTGTCAAAGAGACCTATAACGATATCGGCACCACCAACGGCAACCTTGATGCGCTTGAGGCCCAGCTTGAAAAAACCAAAGTCAACCTCGGCAAGGTCCAGATCGAGCAGGATGCGACCAGCGCCGCCTTCGCGAAAATGGCTGAAAACGCCAGCGCATCAGTCAAGATGATCACCGATGGCGCTCTCAAGAGTTTGAGCGAAAGCCAGAAACAGTTGGCGGTTGATACCAAGGTCTCAGCCGATTCACAGATCAGCGATCTTGATCGCGTAGTGCAAAAATATAACGAACTGAACACCAAACAGCTTAAGGGCACCGGCTACGTCAGCCCCGGAGCCAGCGGTCTCGAGCAGATGGCGGCGGCAATCGATAAGGGTGACAACACATGA
- a CDS encoding Ig-like domain-containing protein, which yields MLIANQSPAENTSAVRRDWSLTADVTDASGISSVALLVNGVSVTPSTTSITDGKRVEYAPPTASGYGDRITIELTATPVTGAAVTYTWRFTTATGLTAATSSPPPNLVVAKDISLTAAEADDQVGGVNVIWLADITHPLIVTEDQAQLVGSVAVNDNCYHKHRRTLLVDRLDVNGDASAALQEGDLVAITIGALGETAQKAQVLAIRQSITPQDGVQYELLVEYYEAV from the coding sequence ATGCTGATAGCTAACCAGTCACCCGCCGAAAATACCAGCGCCGTGCGCCGTGATTGGTCACTGACGGCCGATGTAACCGATGCCAGCGGCATCAGCAGCGTGGCCCTCCTGGTTAACGGGGTAAGCGTGACCCCAAGCACCACCAGCATCACAGATGGTAAGCGCGTTGAATATGCCCCACCAACCGCTAGCGGCTACGGCGACCGCATCACCATTGAGCTGACAGCCACCCCGGTCACTGGCGCGGCAGTCACATACACCTGGCGCTTTACCACGGCCACCGGCTTGACCGCCGCAACCAGCTCACCGCCGCCGAACCTGGTGGTTGCTAAAGATATCAGCTTAACCGCTGCTGAAGCCGACGATCAGGTCGGCGGTGTGAATGTCATCTGGTTGGCAGATATCACCCACCCGCTGATCGTCACCGAAGATCAGGCCCAACTGGTTGGCAGCGTCGCGGTTAATGACAACTGTTATCACAAGCATCGTCGCACCTTACTGGTTGACCGTTTAGATGTTAATGGCGACGCCAGCGCCGCGCTGCAAGAAGGTGATTTAGTCGCCATCACCATTGGCGCCCTGGGAGAAACTGCACAAAAAGCCCAGGTGTTGGCGATACGACAAAGCATAACGCCACAAGATGGTGTGCAATACGAATTGCTGGTCGAATATTACGAGGCAGTTTAA
- a CDS encoding spike base protein, RCAP_Rcc01079 family: protein MGDKFEGAVYDLNSIPANIQSITPSDTVDLPNVTRRIYIGTGGDIKVTAKESGTVTYKNMPAGYMEGAFTRVWATPDGGGTPAADLIAEW from the coding sequence ATGGGCGATAAATTTGAAGGTGCAGTTTATGACCTCAACAGCATCCCGGCTAACATCCAGTCGATCACCCCAAGCGACACGGTAGATCTGCCCAACGTCACCCGCCGAATCTACATCGGCACCGGCGGAGATATCAAAGTCACCGCCAAGGAAAGCGGCACCGTAACCTACAAAAACATGCCAGCCGGATACATGGAAGGCGCCTTCACCCGCGTCTGGGCAACCCCCGACGGTGGCGGAACCCCAGCCGCTGACCTGATCGCGGAGTGGTGA
- the selA gene encoding L-seryl-tRNA(Sec) selenium transferase encodes MSSHPQNLLRKLPGVDRVLVTVQGLVHEDWPAHLLTAEIQQQIADLRAQLLSGALAKVPALEVIARAVIVGLNKFRQPSLRRVINASGILLHTNLGRAPLAVAALEQIQQVASGYSNLEMDLVSGRRGSRHTHVEDLLCRLSGAEAAMVVNNNAGAVLLALTALAKGKEALVSRGELVEIGGSFRIPDVMEAGGVKLHEVGSSNRTHLRDYEQTLGPDTALLLKVHTSNYKVVGFTSSVTAAELVALAAATGIPLLEDLGSGLLKPLPNSNLPYEPTIAEAVATGVDLLTCSGDKLLGGPQAGLIFGRREWVDKLRKHPLARALRIDKLSLAALEATLRLYLTGEESKIPLMAYFGVGVQELEERSRRLMLKLEPLSLSVELIEDAARVGGGAMPEAELAGPALALTSDVLSLDQLAAGLRASTPALVCRLHEGRLLLNLRTVDPLEESLIVDIFKTLLLPDSPVKRGA; translated from the coding sequence GTGAGCTCTCATCCGCAAAATTTACTCCGCAAGTTGCCCGGTGTCGATCGGGTTCTTGTTACCGTTCAGGGCCTGGTGCATGAAGACTGGCCTGCCCACCTTTTAACCGCCGAGATCCAGCAACAGATCGCTGACTTGCGTGCGCAGTTATTAAGCGGCGCATTAGCAAAGGTGCCTGCGCTCGAAGTGATCGCCAGAGCGGTGATTGTCGGCTTGAATAAATTTCGCCAGCCCTCGTTGCGTCGCGTCATTAACGCCAGCGGGATTCTGCTGCATACCAACCTGGGACGTGCCCCCTTGGCGGTCGCGGCGCTGGAACAAATTCAGCAGGTCGCCAGTGGTTACAGTAACCTGGAAATGGATCTGGTCAGTGGCCGTCGCGGGTCGCGACACACCCATGTCGAAGACCTGCTCTGTCGTCTGAGTGGGGCCGAGGCGGCGATGGTGGTTAACAATAATGCCGGGGCGGTGCTTCTGGCGTTGACCGCGCTGGCCAAAGGGAAAGAGGCCCTGGTTTCGCGCGGTGAGCTGGTCGAGATCGGTGGATCTTTTCGCATCCCCGATGTGATGGAGGCGGGGGGGGTGAAGTTGCATGAAGTCGGCAGCTCTAACCGGACCCATCTGCGCGACTATGAACAGACGCTCGGACCTGATACGGCGCTGCTGCTCAAGGTTCATACCAGCAACTATAAGGTTGTTGGTTTCACCAGCAGCGTTACCGCCGCAGAGTTGGTGGCTCTGGCCGCCGCGACCGGTATCCCGTTGCTGGAAGATCTGGGCAGCGGATTGCTTAAGCCTTTGCCCAACAGCAACCTGCCGTATGAGCCGACGATTGCCGAAGCGGTGGCCACCGGGGTTGACCTGCTGACCTGCAGTGGCGACAAGCTGCTGGGCGGACCGCAGGCGGGGCTGATTTTCGGCCGGCGGGAATGGGTCGACAAACTGCGCAAGCATCCCTTGGCCAGGGCACTGCGCATCGACAAGCTCTCCCTGGCAGCCCTTGAAGCGACCTTGCGTCTCTATTTGACCGGTGAGGAGAGCAAGATCCCGTTGATGGCCTATTTTGGTGTCGGCGTGCAGGAGCTGGAGGAACGGAGTCGACGCTTGATGCTGAAACTTGAACCCTTGAGCTTAAGTGTCGAGCTGATTGAGGATGCGGCGAGGGTCGGTGGTGGTGCGATGCCCGAAGCTGAATTAGCCGGTCCGGCGCTGGCATTGACCTCTGATGTTCTGTCTCTTGATCAGCTGGCCGCGGGGTTACGTGCCTCAACCCCGGCCCTGGTCTGCCGTCTCCACGAGGGGCGGTTGCTGCTTAATCTGCGCACGGTTGATCCGCTGGAGGAGTCGTTGATTGTTGATATCTTTAAAACCCTGCTGCTGCCTGATTCACCTGTCAAGCGGGGCGCATGA
- the selB gene encoding selenocysteine-specific translation elongation factor, protein MKSSVLKPVIIGTAGHVDHGKTSLIQALTGVDTDRLQEEKARGISIELGFAPLHLLDGRLAGVVDVPGHERFIPQMLAGAASIDLVLLVVDAAEGVMPQTREHLQILQLLEVKRGILVLNKIDLVEEEWLDIVEEEIREQVAGTFLENAPCCRVSARQKLGLESLLQTLTTLAIKLPQRDSGGPVRLPVDRCFSISGFGTVVTGTLVSGTVRSGDRLEVLPLGKRVRVRELQVHSNKVESAEAGQRLAINLSGAERDWFKSGSVVASPHRFCVTERIDVRLQLLPEAPRPLKFRDPVHLHLGTARAVGRVVLLEADSLEPGASALAQIVLDRPLAAWRGDPFVIRSYSPVTTIGGGCILDALPQKHRRFRPEVLQRLQQLESGSSGAVLHAVEQLKAARLRDMEKLTGLSRDLLLQNLEQLTESGELCQLGEQWLTAGLQTAWLDQLEERCADILAENLLAHGVARATLKESLPPVLALRSFDLLLEQLLAAARLKKVNDLLAPPDWYPQVSPQQAEQLGRLLEHFEQQGCQVASLNQVIEDLKLNQTEVEPLVVYLVGEGDLVRLSSESYLAKSAYALALKRLVEYFVETAELSLAQYRDLFGGGRKLAQALLEHFDGCKYTRRQGDIRLAWNLPVLEKED, encoded by the coding sequence ATGAAATCTTCCGTTCTGAAACCCGTTATTATCGGGACCGCTGGCCATGTCGACCATGGCAAAACTTCCCTGATTCAGGCCCTGACCGGGGTCGATACCGATCGCTTGCAAGAGGAAAAAGCGCGCGGTATTTCGATTGAACTTGGCTTTGCCCCGCTGCATCTGCTGGATGGGCGCCTGGCCGGGGTCGTTGATGTGCCCGGGCACGAGAGGTTTATCCCGCAGATGTTGGCGGGTGCCGCTAGCATCGATCTGGTGCTACTGGTCGTCGATGCTGCCGAGGGGGTGATGCCTCAGACTCGGGAGCATCTGCAGATTCTGCAGCTGCTTGAGGTCAAGCGCGGCATTCTGGTGTTGAACAAGATCGATCTGGTCGAAGAGGAATGGCTCGATATTGTCGAAGAGGAGATTCGCGAGCAGGTGGCCGGGACCTTCCTGGAAAACGCTCCCTGTTGCCGGGTCTCGGCACGGCAGAAACTTGGGCTTGAGTCGCTGTTGCAGACACTGACGACGCTGGCGATCAAACTGCCACAGCGCGACAGTGGCGGGCCGGTGCGCTTACCGGTTGATCGCTGTTTCAGTATCAGCGGTTTCGGTACCGTGGTCACCGGGACCCTGGTTTCAGGCACCGTGCGCAGTGGTGACCGCCTCGAAGTTTTACCGCTCGGAAAGCGGGTGCGGGTGCGGGAGCTTCAGGTTCACAGTAACAAAGTCGAGTCGGCTGAAGCGGGGCAGCGCTTGGCGATTAACCTGTCCGGTGCTGAGCGTGACTGGTTTAAAAGTGGTTCGGTGGTCGCCAGCCCGCATCGTTTCTGTGTCACCGAGCGCATTGATGTGCGTCTTCAACTGTTGCCCGAGGCACCAAGACCACTCAAGTTCCGCGATCCTGTGCATCTGCACCTCGGCACCGCGCGTGCCGTCGGTCGTGTGGTGCTGCTGGAGGCGGACAGCCTTGAGCCCGGAGCCAGCGCTCTGGCACAGATTGTCCTCGATCGTCCCCTGGCCGCCTGGCGCGGCGATCCTTTCGTGATCCGCAGTTATTCACCGGTGACGACCATCGGCGGCGGATGTATTCTCGATGCGCTGCCGCAGAAGCACCGGCGCTTTCGTCCCGAGGTTTTGCAACGCCTGCAGCAACTGGAGAGCGGCAGCAGCGGTGCGGTGCTGCATGCGGTGGAGCAGCTCAAGGCCGCGCGCCTGCGTGACATGGAGAAGCTGACTGGCCTCTCTCGCGATCTGTTGTTGCAAAATCTTGAGCAGTTAACCGAGAGCGGAGAGCTCTGCCAGCTTGGCGAACAATGGTTGACGGCCGGCTTGCAGACCGCCTGGCTCGATCAGCTGGAGGAGCGCTGTGCGGATATCCTGGCAGAGAATCTGCTGGCGCATGGCGTTGCGCGTGCCACGCTCAAAGAGAGCTTGCCACCGGTGCTGGCCTTGCGCAGTTTCGATCTGCTGCTTGAGCAGCTGTTGGCGGCGGCCAGGCTGAAGAAGGTGAATGATCTGCTGGCACCGCCGGATTGGTATCCACAGGTTAGTCCGCAGCAGGCGGAGCAACTGGGAAGGCTGCTAGAGCATTTTGAGCAGCAGGGTTGCCAGGTTGCCAGTCTCAATCAGGTGATTGAAGATCTTAAGCTGAATCAAACCGAGGTCGAACCCTTAGTCGTCTATCTGGTGGGGGAAGGGGATCTGGTGCGGCTTTCGAGTGAAAGTTATCTGGCAAAATCGGCCTACGCGCTGGCCCTGAAGCGCCTGGTTGAATATTTCGTCGAGACTGCTGAGTTGAGCCTGGCTCAGTATCGGGACCTGTTCGGCGGCGGGCGAAAACTGGCCCAGGCACTGCTCGAACATTTCGACGGCTGCAAATACACCCGGCGTCAGGGCGATATCCGTCTCGCCTGGAATTTACCTGTCCTTGAAAAAGAGGACTGA
- the selD gene encoding selenide, water dikinase SelD has protein sequence MTNRVRLTGLSRSSGUAAKIGPEALAQVLGQIPKFNDPRLLSQHIPFADAGIFRIDEKRALVQSVDFFTPVVDDPFIFGQIAASNALSDLYAVGATPLTALSLVAFPLKLGEDVLAEVLKGGAERVAAAGAVIAGGHSVEDDEPKYGLAVTGIVEIEQMMLATSCRVGDRLLLTKPLGCGILATALKGEVVTEAGISEAIGGMIALNASASAACMASGVRAATDVTGFGLLGHSMEMAQASQVRFEIETASLPVYPQVAEMAALGLLPAGLHRNRKYYLPRAVQAQTLEPFVLDLLCDPETSGGLLIAVAAELLPRLQQELASRQVCSFEIGRVISGEAGIVLR, from the coding sequence ATGACCAACAGGGTACGCCTGACCGGTCTGTCGCGCAGCTCAGGTTGAGCCGCCAAGATAGGCCCCGAGGCCCTGGCCCAGGTACTGGGTCAGATACCAAAATTTAACGATCCCCGTCTGCTTTCGCAGCATATTCCCTTTGCCGATGCCGGTATCTTCCGCATCGACGAGAAGAGGGCATTGGTGCAGTCGGTCGATTTCTTCACCCCGGTGGTCGACGATCCCTTTATCTTTGGTCAGATCGCGGCGTCCAACGCGCTCTCCGATCTGTACGCGGTCGGCGCAACCCCGCTGACCGCGTTGAGCCTGGTCGCATTTCCGCTGAAGCTGGGCGAAGATGTTCTGGCTGAAGTGCTTAAAGGCGGTGCCGAACGGGTGGCTGCGGCCGGCGCCGTGATTGCCGGTGGGCATTCGGTGGAGGATGACGAGCCGAAATATGGTCTGGCGGTCACCGGTATTGTTGAGATTGAGCAAATGATGCTCGCCACCTCCTGCCGGGTCGGTGACCGGCTGCTGTTGACCAAACCGCTTGGTTGCGGAATTCTGGCTACGGCGCTTAAGGGTGAGGTCGTCACGGAAGCTGGAATTTCAGAAGCTATCGGCGGGATGATCGCCTTGAATGCTTCTGCCTCAGCAGCGTGCATGGCCAGCGGTGTGCGGGCCGCAACCGATGTCACCGGCTTCGGGTTGCTTGGACACAGTATGGAAATGGCGCAGGCCAGCCAGGTCCGGTTCGAGATTGAGACCGCGAGCCTGCCGGTTTACCCGCAGGTCGCTGAGATGGCGGCCTTAGGCCTGTTGCCGGCCGGATTGCACCGCAATCGAAAGTATTATCTGCCCAGGGCTGTTCAAGCTCAGACACTTGAACCCTTTGTCCTTGACCTGCTCTGTGACCCTGAAACCTCTGGTGGCTTGTTGATTGCGGTGGCGGCGGAACTGCTGCCGCGATTACAGCAGGAGCTGGCGAGTCGACAGGTTTGTTCCTTTGAGATCGGCCGGGTGATTTCCGGGGAGGCTGGTATTGTTCTGCGCTGA